From Echinicola soli, a single genomic window includes:
- a CDS encoding efflux RND transporter periplasmic adaptor subunit, whose amino-acid sequence MKKFLWIIFVVGISGVVSSCGSEANTQAGQGQQAVSVRATAVTKKHVTGLDLYPGTVVPLNEIEIRPQVSGYISKIFVEDGQEVAKGQKLYEIDRSKYQAAYEQAQATLKSAKANLERVKKDLERYEALDKQEAIAKQQLDYAKADILTAESQVSSAEAQVRSTLTDYNYSVINAPFAGTVGISQVRLGAQVSAGQSLLNTLSSNDPVMVDFVVNERDVRRFSRMMKNENLPDSTFTIQFGENDVYQHHGELTTIDRAVGRQSGTINMRVEFPNPERELIPGMTLNLRVLNQDIGSQIAIPYKAVTEQMGEYFVYVVGDDSVVHQQNVQLGTKVGAEIVVREGLKPGQKIVVEGIQKLQEGAKVQIDA is encoded by the coding sequence ATGAAAAAGTTTTTGTGGATAATTTTCGTTGTGGGAATCTCAGGAGTGGTGAGTTCTTGTGGTTCTGAAGCAAATACGCAAGCAGGCCAAGGTCAGCAAGCGGTCTCCGTGCGAGCTACAGCGGTGACAAAAAAACATGTGACGGGACTGGACCTCTATCCAGGTACTGTCGTGCCATTAAATGAAATTGAGATCAGGCCACAGGTAAGTGGGTATATCTCCAAGATCTTTGTAGAGGACGGTCAAGAGGTGGCAAAAGGCCAAAAGCTCTATGAAATAGACAGAAGTAAATATCAGGCAGCTTATGAGCAGGCACAGGCCACGCTGAAAAGTGCCAAAGCGAATTTGGAGCGCGTAAAAAAAGACCTGGAGCGTTACGAAGCATTGGACAAGCAAGAAGCCATCGCCAAGCAGCAATTGGATTATGCCAAAGCAGATATCCTAACTGCTGAGTCACAAGTCTCCTCAGCCGAAGCGCAGGTGAGAAGTACCTTGACAGATTATAATTACTCGGTGATCAATGCGCCTTTTGCCGGAACGGTGGGGATTTCCCAAGTGAGACTAGGAGCCCAGGTCTCTGCAGGCCAAAGCCTACTGAACACCCTGTCGTCCAATGATCCGGTAATGGTGGATTTTGTGGTAAATGAGCGAGACGTGAGAAGGTTTAGCAGGATGATGAAAAATGAAAATCTTCCAGACTCTACCTTTACTATACAGTTTGGGGAGAATGATGTATATCAACATCATGGAGAACTGACCACCATTGACCGTGCTGTTGGCAGGCAGTCAGGTACGATCAATATGCGTGTGGAATTCCCAAATCCTGAGAGAGAGTTGATCCCGGGCATGACCCTAAATCTCCGTGTGCTTAACCAGGACATCGGGAGCCAAATCGCTATTCCTTATAAAGCAGTGACAGAGCAGATGGGGGAATATTTTGTCTATGTGGTAGGTGATGACAGTGTTGTGCACCAGCAAAATGTCCAACTAGGAACCAAAGTGGGTGCTGAGATAGTGGTCAGGGAAGGGCTTAAGCCTGGTCAGAAAATAGTAGTGGAAGGTATCCAGAAACTACAAGAAGGCGCTAAGGTACAGATAGATGCCTAA
- a CDS encoding TolC family protein, with translation MKMRNRVLLWLMAGYLFLPGFLYGQEAVGNRGQLELTLDQCIQYALDNGPAMQQAFLDERIGDREIKSSLSGWFPQISASAAGTKNIKLQQQIIGDQLITFGQNYNSSISLQVDQNLINRDQIFAGRTSKYIKQQWDQNKTNVEIATVVDVSKAFYDVLLTYEQLKIIDENLMRLQKQYNDAKSRYESGLVDKTDYQRAAITLSNTRSNKRRADESVEAKLAYLKQLMGYPTDASLSLDYNYEAMEERAFADTTQVMLPEDRIEFQQIQTEESLAQLNTGYQKWAYLPTLTANYNYNWLYFNNSFSHLYDRSYPTSGLGLTLSLPIFQGGKRHQDIKIAELQQEKVSVEKKNLEKQINTEYRTALANYKSDLYEWRTIKENMVLAEEVYNIIKLQYDEGIKAYVDLIVAETELRTAQLSHFNAMYNLMSSKIDLDRALGNIEIN, from the coding sequence ATGAAAATGAGAAATCGTGTACTCTTATGGCTTATGGCAGGGTACTTGTTTTTGCCCGGTTTTCTGTATGGACAGGAGGCCGTGGGAAACCGGGGGCAGTTGGAGCTGACACTGGATCAGTGTATACAATACGCGCTGGATAATGGTCCTGCAATGCAGCAGGCTTTTCTGGATGAGCGGATTGGAGACCGAGAGATAAAATCTAGTCTCTCCGGCTGGTTTCCGCAGATATCAGCTTCTGCCGCAGGAACCAAAAACATCAAGTTGCAACAGCAGATTATCGGTGACCAGCTGATCACGTTTGGTCAAAACTATAATTCCTCGATTTCCCTTCAAGTGGATCAAAACCTGATCAACAGGGATCAGATATTTGCAGGGAGAACTTCCAAGTACATCAAGCAACAGTGGGATCAAAATAAAACCAATGTCGAGATAGCTACAGTTGTGGATGTCAGCAAGGCGTTTTATGATGTACTACTAACCTATGAGCAGCTAAAAATCATCGATGAAAACCTGATGCGACTGCAGAAACAGTATAATGATGCCAAGAGCCGTTATGAGTCAGGGCTTGTAGATAAGACGGACTATCAGCGAGCGGCCATTACGCTCTCCAATACGCGCAGCAATAAGCGCAGGGCGGATGAAAGTGTAGAAGCTAAGCTGGCATATCTGAAACAACTGATGGGATACCCGACCGATGCTTCTTTGTCGCTGGACTATAATTATGAAGCGATGGAAGAAAGGGCATTTGCGGATACCACGCAGGTAATGCTCCCTGAGGACAGGATAGAATTCCAGCAGATCCAGACGGAGGAGAGCCTTGCCCAGCTGAATACTGGCTACCAAAAGTGGGCCTACCTGCCCACGCTTACGGCCAATTACAATTACAACTGGCTTTATTTTAATAATTCGTTCTCCCATTTATATGACAGGAGCTATCCGACATCTGGCCTGGGGCTGACCCTTTCCCTTCCGATTTTCCAAGGAGGAAAGCGTCATCAGGATATCAAGATTGCTGAATTGCAGCAAGAGAAGGTTTCGGTGGAAAAGAAAAACCTGGAGAAGCAGATCAATACAGAATATAGGACAGCGCTCGCCAACTACAAGAGTGATCTATATGAATGGAGAACAATCAAGGAGAACATGGTACTGGCAGAGGAAGTATACAACATCATCAAACTGCAATATGATGAAGGCATCAAGGCTTATGTAGACCTGATCGTAGCAGAGACAGAATTGAGGACAGCTCAATTGAGCCACTTCAATGCCATGTACAATTTAATGTCCAGCAAGATCGATCTGGACAGAGCATTGGGAAATATTGAAATCAACTAA
- a CDS encoding TetR/AcrR family transcriptional regulator, translating into MDKRENILEATLELIRDHGFHGCPMSLVAKNSNVAAGTIYHHFKNKDDLIMELYHYVVGKLVCVAEEADDAGLDFKTRFMQFWHTMKRFYIKESSIQRFLEQFYNSPYFTDQMQVKDNLWYSWMRKFFDSGISSGALRTSARPEILAIMVHGSIVSSVKVELHHNKKMNLDDINLGEIAEIVWDGIKRQL; encoded by the coding sequence ATGGATAAGAGAGAAAATATACTTGAGGCTACGTTGGAATTGATCCGTGATCATGGATTTCACGGATGTCCGATGAGCTTGGTGGCCAAGAATTCAAATGTAGCTGCGGGGACAATCTATCATCACTTCAAAAACAAGGATGATTTGATCATGGAGTTATATCACTATGTTGTGGGGAAGCTGGTATGCGTGGCTGAGGAGGCTGACGACGCCGGTTTGGATTTTAAAACCAGGTTTATGCAGTTTTGGCATACCATGAAGCGGTTTTACATAAAGGAGTCATCAATCCAGCGGTTTTTGGAGCAATTTTATAATTCCCCTTACTTTACGGATCAGATGCAGGTAAAAGATAACCTTTGGTATAGCTGGATGCGGAAGTTTTTTGACAGTGGTATCAGCAGCGGAGCCCTTCGGACAAGTGCGAGGCCCGAAATTCTGGCCATTATGGTGCATGGAAGTATTGTCAGTTCTGTCAAAGTAGAACTTCATCACAATAAAAAAATGAACCTGGATGATATTAACCTTGGGGAAATTGCTGAGATCGTTTGGGATGGTATCAAAAGACAATTGTAG
- a CDS encoding TonB-dependent receptor — MKKYLAFIFLLVAYFSVDVAKAQGVIKGRVIDNQNLSLPGASVMVTALNKATITDQSGDFLLVGLPHGEYEVTVSYLGYEGDAKKVTVKQGVVSETSFQLTPGYVESAEFVVLGDRLKGQAKALNQQKNNANITNIVSSDQIGRFPDANIGDALKRVPGITMQNDQGEARDIIIRGMAPQLNSVTLNGERIPSAEGDNRRVQMDLIPSDMIQTIEVNKAVLPSMDADAIGGSVNLVTRKAPNGLRISGTAATGLNLLSEKPIWTGSMILGDRLLDDKLGVILSASYNNHNFGSDDVEAVWYESDNGIALEEMEVRKYLVQRVRRSVSLSLDYDLTPNHTLMFSSMYNHRDDWENRFAMKVDELDEAFDGGNFEEVSPGVFNTVGRVEYQTKGGLGSDRINNKRLEDQRVQNFTLGGDHLFNSLKMDWSVTYAKASEERPHERYIGYRSGGQDVRVDITDPRKPFAALINRQDNLGLELDELTEEYGYTFDEDLNGKLDFKLPYSDKGLLQFGGRYRSKYKYRNNNYYQYSPVDEGAFGATLGDVPHTDQSDPDFLPGSQYQIGTFVDPEFVGSQQLTDAGQFEGELIYEEFVPGNYTANETIQAAYIMADHQFTDKLSAIAGVRWEYTDISYTGNLYDVEEEAYFQERAGDSYHNFMPGVHFKYDMDANTIVRLAWTNTIARPNYYDLVPYAEYNAEDDELATGNPNLKPTTSMNVDLMAEKYYDNVGLISIGGFYKDIDQFIYSITDLDYSHPVFGDNLEYTRPENGGTANVYGLEASFQKQIWKGLGLYLNYTFTKSETTGIEGREEENLMLPGTAQNMFNASLSYETQKLVVRASLNYASDYIDELGGSTFEDRYYDRQTFLDINASYAFTPKWRVFFEGNNLTNQPLRYYQGIRSRTMQAEYYNARFNLGVKFDLFN; from the coding sequence ATGAAAAAATATTTAGCTTTTATATTCTTATTGGTCGCCTACTTTTCTGTGGATGTAGCAAAAGCTCAGGGAGTGATCAAAGGAAGGGTGATTGATAACCAGAACCTTTCTTTGCCAGGTGCCAGTGTGATGGTTACTGCTTTGAATAAAGCGACCATAACGGATCAGTCTGGAGATTTCTTATTGGTAGGCCTTCCTCATGGAGAGTACGAGGTGACGGTAAGCTACCTGGGCTATGAGGGAGATGCGAAAAAAGTCACTGTCAAACAGGGCGTTGTTTCCGAAACTTCGTTTCAGTTGACCCCAGGTTATGTGGAAAGTGCGGAATTTGTGGTACTTGGTGACCGTCTAAAAGGGCAAGCGAAAGCACTGAACCAACAAAAAAATAATGCTAATATCACCAATATTGTGTCTTCTGACCAGATCGGTCGATTTCCTGATGCCAATATCGGGGATGCGCTAAAGCGTGTACCAGGTATCACGATGCAAAATGATCAAGGGGAAGCCCGTGATATCATTATCCGTGGGATGGCTCCCCAGTTAAATTCGGTGACCTTAAACGGTGAACGGATCCCGTCCGCTGAAGGGGACAACAGAAGGGTGCAGATGGACCTGATTCCTTCGGATATGATCCAGACCATTGAAGTGAACAAGGCGGTCCTTCCGAGTATGGATGCAGATGCTATTGGTGGTTCTGTGAATTTGGTAACAAGAAAAGCTCCTAATGGCCTTCGAATATCAGGAACGGCCGCCACTGGCTTAAACCTCCTATCGGAAAAGCCGATCTGGACTGGTTCGATGATTTTGGGCGATAGGCTACTGGACGATAAATTAGGCGTGATTTTATCCGCTTCGTACAATAACCACAATTTTGGTTCGGATGATGTGGAGGCAGTTTGGTATGAGTCTGATAATGGCATCGCACTGGAAGAAATGGAAGTGCGTAAATATCTTGTGCAGCGGGTAAGGAGATCAGTTTCATTGTCTTTGGACTATGATCTCACTCCTAACCACACCCTGATGTTTTCCTCGATGTACAATCACCGCGATGATTGGGAAAACCGATTTGCGATGAAGGTGGATGAGCTGGACGAAGCATTTGACGGCGGGAACTTTGAAGAAGTGAGTCCGGGTGTTTTCAATACCGTCGGAAGGGTGGAGTACCAAACCAAAGGCGGACTTGGTTCTGACCGGATAAATAATAAGCGATTGGAAGATCAGCGGGTGCAGAATTTCACACTTGGTGGTGATCACCTCTTCAATAGCCTAAAAATGGACTGGTCGGTGACCTATGCCAAAGCTTCAGAAGAGCGTCCACATGAGCGATACATTGGTTATAGATCAGGGGGACAGGACGTACGTGTAGATATCACGGATCCCAGAAAGCCTTTTGCAGCCCTGATCAATCGCCAGGATAATTTGGGTTTGGAATTGGATGAGCTGACGGAGGAATACGGATATACCTTTGATGAGGATTTGAATGGTAAGCTGGATTTTAAGTTGCCTTACAGTGATAAAGGCCTCTTACAGTTTGGTGGAAGGTACAGAAGTAAGTACAAGTATCGTAACAATAATTACTATCAATACAGCCCGGTGGATGAAGGTGCCTTTGGCGCTACATTAGGCGATGTACCGCATACGGATCAGTCTGATCCAGATTTCCTGCCAGGCAGCCAATATCAAATTGGTACGTTTGTGGATCCGGAATTCGTGGGCAGTCAGCAGTTGACCGATGCGGGACAGTTTGAGGGCGAACTGATATACGAGGAGTTTGTACCGGGTAACTACACCGCTAATGAAACCATTCAAGCTGCCTATATTATGGCTGATCATCAGTTTACCGATAAGCTTTCTGCGATAGCTGGTGTTCGATGGGAGTATACAGATATTTCCTACACGGGGAATTTGTACGATGTGGAGGAAGAAGCATACTTCCAAGAGCGTGCGGGGGATTCCTACCATAACTTCATGCCCGGGGTACATTTTAAATATGACATGGATGCCAATACCATCGTGAGGTTAGCGTGGACCAATACGATTGCCCGTCCAAATTACTATGATTTGGTACCATATGCGGAGTATAACGCTGAAGATGATGAGCTGGCCACTGGTAATCCAAACCTTAAACCAACCACATCCATGAACGTTGACCTGATGGCGGAGAAGTATTATGATAATGTGGGCCTGATTTCCATTGGAGGTTTTTATAAGGATATTGACCAATTTATCTATAGCATTACGGATTTGGATTACAGCCATCCTGTTTTTGGTGATAATCTTGAGTATACCAGGCCGGAAAATGGTGGAACTGCCAATGTCTATGGATTGGAGGCTTCTTTTCAGAAGCAAATTTGGAAAGGCTTAGGGCTTTACTTGAACTATACCTTTACTAAATCAGAGACCACAGGAATCGAGGGAAGGGAAGAGGAAAACCTGATGCTACCAGGGACTGCCCAAAACATGTTTAATGCTTCGCTGTCCTATGAGACCCAAAAATTGGTCGTTCGAGCGTCCTTAAACTATGCGAGTGATTATATTGATGAATTGGGTGGAAGTACCTTTGAAGACAGGTATTATGATAGGCAGACATTTTTGGATATTAATGCTTCCTATGCTTTTACCCCTAAATGGAGGGTGTTTTTTGAAGGAAACAACCTGACCAACCAGCCGCTTAGATATTATCAAGGAATCAGGTCCAGGACCATGCAAGCGGAGTACTATAATGCCCGATTTAACTTAGGTGTGAAATTTGATCTATTTAATTAG
- a CDS encoding phytase produces the protein MDRPLKATYATDTLPHDSDDPAIWINKENPAYSLIIGTDKDQDGGLYVFDLEGSIIDSLVVKNIQRPNNVDIGYDLPLGKGTVDFAVTGERLTSKLRFYSLPGMKEIVPGGISIFEGETGTEFRDLMGVAIYQNPRNGKSYVIAGRKNGPQDGTYLWQYEIIPDGVQVKLELVRKFGQFSGEKEIEAIAVDNELGYVYYSDEGVGVRKYYADPEKGNEELAFFAQQGFTKDHEGISIYKLDDRTGYVLVSDQEANQFQVFPREGTEGNPHQHELITIVKVSAVNSDGSEVVSVPLNETFKKGLFVAMSDDRTFHLYKWEDMAGDTLNIIQ, from the coding sequence ATGGACAGACCGCTTAAGGCGACCTATGCTACCGACACATTGCCACACGATTCTGATGATCCTGCTATCTGGATCAATAAGGAAAATCCTGCCTACAGTCTCATTATTGGTACCGATAAGGATCAGGATGGAGGGCTGTATGTTTTTGATCTTGAAGGGAGCATTATTGACTCCCTGGTGGTAAAGAATATCCAGCGGCCCAATAATGTGGATATAGGCTATGATCTGCCGCTTGGTAAAGGAACCGTTGATTTTGCCGTGACCGGTGAGCGATTGACTTCCAAGCTTCGTTTTTACAGTCTTCCAGGTATGAAGGAAATAGTTCCCGGAGGAATATCGATTTTTGAAGGAGAGACAGGTACCGAGTTTAGGGATTTAATGGGCGTGGCTATTTATCAAAACCCCCGTAACGGTAAAAGCTACGTTATAGCAGGTCGTAAAAACGGCCCACAGGATGGTACTTACCTATGGCAGTATGAGATCATTCCTGATGGAGTCCAGGTGAAACTGGAGCTCGTACGGAAATTTGGCCAGTTTAGTGGGGAAAAGGAAATAGAAGCCATTGCAGTAGATAATGAATTGGGGTATGTGTACTATTCTGATGAAGGTGTAGGTGTTAGAAAATACTATGCCGACCCAGAAAAAGGAAACGAGGAGTTGGCATTTTTTGCCCAGCAAGGGTTTACCAAAGACCACGAGGGAATCAGCATTTATAAACTGGATGACCGTACCGGTTATGTTCTGGTATCCGATCAGGAAGCCAATCAATTTCAGGTGTTTCCCAGAGAAGGCACTGAAGGTAATCCGCACCAGCACGAGTTGATTACGATCGTGAAGGTGAGTGCGGTAAACAGCGATGGCTCTGAGGTGGTTAGTGTGCCGCTGAACGAGACATTTAAGAAGGGGCTTTTTGTGGCCATGTCCGACGATAGGACTTTTCACTTGTACAAGTGGGAGGATATGGCTGGAGATACTTTGAATATCATCCAATAA
- the mgrA gene encoding L-glyceraldehyde 3-phosphate reductase: MNYRPAPSRYDKMTYRRCGKSGLKLPALSLGLWHNFGHVDVLENSRKLLQLAFDAGITHFDLANNYGPPPGSAEENFGKILREDFSGFRDQMVISTKAGYYMWEGPYGEWGSKKYLVSSLDQSLQRMGLDYVDIFYHHRPDPDTPLEETMAALDHIVRQGKALYVGISNYQADDAAKAISILRDLGTPCLIHQPKYSMFERWVEGGLLDVLGNEGVGCIPFSPLAQGMLTDKYLHGVPEDSRAAKSHGFLQKSAITEETLSKIKQLNELAAIRGQSLAQMALSWLLKDDRITSVLIGASKTTQLEDSLKCLDNLSFSNEELSKIEGILT; this comes from the coding sequence ATGAACTATCGCCCTGCACCAAGCCGCTATGATAAAATGACTTATCGTCGATGCGGCAAAAGTGGTCTAAAACTCCCTGCCCTTTCGCTGGGTCTTTGGCATAACTTCGGCCACGTGGATGTGTTGGAAAATTCCAGAAAATTATTGCAACTCGCTTTTGATGCCGGGATCACCCATTTCGATCTGGCAAATAATTATGGTCCTCCTCCCGGATCAGCTGAGGAGAATTTCGGGAAAATCCTTAGGGAAGATTTTAGTGGCTTCCGGGACCAAATGGTCATCTCGACCAAAGCTGGGTATTACATGTGGGAAGGTCCCTATGGGGAATGGGGGTCAAAAAAATACCTGGTATCCAGTCTCGACCAGAGTTTACAGCGGATGGGATTGGACTATGTGGATATTTTTTACCACCACCGACCTGATCCCGACACTCCGCTGGAAGAAACCATGGCGGCCCTAGACCATATCGTCCGTCAGGGCAAGGCACTCTATGTTGGCATCTCCAACTATCAAGCTGACGATGCTGCCAAAGCTATCAGTATTCTCAGGGATTTAGGCACTCCATGCCTCATCCACCAGCCAAAATATTCGATGTTTGAGCGCTGGGTAGAAGGAGGACTTTTGGATGTACTTGGCAATGAGGGCGTGGGCTGTATTCCTTTTTCTCCCCTTGCCCAGGGAATGCTTACAGACAAGTACCTCCATGGCGTCCCTGAAGATTCCAGAGCTGCAAAATCCCACGGCTTTCTCCAAAAATCTGCCATCACAGAAGAGACACTGTCCAAGATCAAACAACTAAACGAGCTCGCCGCAATACGTGGACAAAGCCTCGCTCAAATGGCCCTTTCATGGCTGCTAAAAGATGACCGCATCACGTCTGTTTTGATAGGAGCAAGCAAAACCACCCAGTTGGAGGATTCTCTAAAATGCCTTGATAATCTCTCCTTTTCCAACGAGGAACTAAGCAAAATAGAGGGGATTTTAACATAA
- a CDS encoding glycoside hydrolase family 9 protein — protein sequence MKTFSYVCRIYVGLALLLGGCQEKESSGELTEAIRINQVGHYPSGKKVAIVLEVGKGAAFKVISSPSGKEVYEGSLVKIGQDQVPQREVWVADFSSLKQPGLYQITVEGLGKSYPVVIREGVYDDVLTAVLKGYYFQRASTALKPDQAGKWARAAGHWDDEVYVHASAVCGNRTEETVLSASKGWYDAGDYNKYIVNSGISMGTLLSLYEDFPDYFDRKSWDIPENQNAIPDILDEILWNLDWMEQMQDPHDGGVYHKLTTAKFEGMVTPADATAKRYVVSKSTAATLDFAAVMAQAARVMKHVEGLGDRAVKWQSQAEAAWRWASENPDLTYDQEKLNNTYDPAITTGAYGDGNLQDEWIWAACELYLNTLEKRYLEKIPVDSVPSFSVPSWSNVAWLGYYSLLRHEDEALQPLIASLKSTLKATGDDWVSQMEETSFQSVMGKDPKDFVWGSNAVAANQGVALIQLFFFEKQPAYLEAAKANLDYLLGRNATGYCFVTGFGAKSPMYPHHRISEADGIEEPVPGLLVGGPNPGQQDGCDYSSTVFDESYVDHVCSYASNEITINWNAPMAYLLGAVVAMEQSK from the coding sequence ATGAAAACCTTTAGTTATGTGTGTCGAATTTATGTTGGCTTGGCACTTCTGCTGGGAGGCTGTCAGGAGAAGGAGTCTTCTGGTGAGTTGACAGAAGCCATCCGAATAAACCAAGTGGGACATTATCCGTCCGGTAAAAAAGTGGCAATCGTCTTGGAAGTGGGAAAAGGAGCAGCTTTTAAGGTGATTTCCAGTCCTTCAGGGAAGGAAGTGTATGAAGGCTCCTTAGTGAAAATAGGCCAGGATCAGGTGCCCCAAAGAGAAGTTTGGGTCGCTGATTTCAGCAGTCTTAAGCAACCGGGGCTTTACCAAATCACCGTTGAGGGATTGGGCAAATCTTATCCAGTCGTTATTCGCGAAGGTGTTTATGATGATGTATTGACAGCAGTGCTGAAGGGATATTATTTTCAGCGGGCATCTACTGCGCTTAAACCTGATCAAGCAGGGAAATGGGCACGGGCAGCAGGACACTGGGATGATGAAGTGTATGTGCATGCTTCTGCAGTGTGTGGGAATAGGACCGAGGAGACAGTCCTGTCCGCTTCCAAAGGTTGGTATGATGCCGGTGATTATAACAAGTACATTGTCAATAGTGGTATTTCAATGGGCACACTGTTGTCCTTATACGAAGACTTTCCGGATTATTTTGACCGGAAAAGCTGGGATATTCCCGAGAACCAAAATGCCATTCCGGATATTTTGGATGAGATATTGTGGAATTTGGACTGGATGGAGCAGATGCAGGATCCTCATGACGGAGGGGTTTATCATAAGCTGACCACAGCAAAATTTGAAGGAATGGTAACACCCGCGGATGCCACGGCGAAGCGATATGTAGTGAGCAAATCCACTGCTGCCACCTTGGATTTTGCGGCGGTCATGGCACAGGCGGCCAGGGTAATGAAACATGTGGAAGGCTTGGGAGACAGGGCTGTTAAATGGCAATCCCAAGCTGAAGCGGCCTGGAGATGGGCATCTGAAAATCCTGATCTTACCTATGACCAAGAGAAACTTAATAACACCTACGATCCAGCTATCACGACAGGAGCCTATGGCGATGGAAATTTGCAGGACGAATGGATTTGGGCTGCATGTGAGCTTTACCTTAATACTCTTGAAAAGCGTTATTTGGAAAAAATCCCTGTCGATTCTGTCCCAAGTTTTTCGGTGCCGAGCTGGAGTAATGTAGCATGGTTAGGATATTATTCGCTGTTAAGGCATGAAGATGAGGCATTGCAACCATTGATAGCATCCTTAAAATCCACCTTGAAAGCAACCGGTGATGATTGGGTATCGCAGATGGAGGAGACTTCTTTCCAATCGGTGATGGGAAAGGATCCCAAGGACTTTGTGTGGGGCAGTAACGCTGTGGCCGCCAATCAAGGCGTTGCGCTTATCCAACTGTTTTTTTTTGAAAAGCAGCCGGCTTATTTAGAGGCAGCCAAGGCGAATCTAGATTATCTATTAGGCAGGAATGCTACTGGATATTGCTTTGTGACCGGCTTTGGAGCCAAGTCTCCCATGTATCCGCATCATAGGATTTCAGAAGCTGATGGTATCGAGGAGCCAGTTCCGGGGCTCTTGGTAGGTGGCCCCAACCCTGGCCAGCAGGACGGTTGTGACTATTCTTCTACTGTTTTTGATGAATCCTATGTAGATCATGTTTGCAGCTATGCCAGCAATGAAATCACCATTAATTGGAACGCCCCCATGGCTTATTTGTTAGGAGCCGTGGTGGCGATGGAGCAATCAAAATAG